One genomic segment of Triplophysa rosa linkage group LG22, Trosa_1v2, whole genome shotgun sequence includes these proteins:
- the phf12a gene encoding PHD finger protein 12 isoform X3 translates to MWGKMETPTIIYDLDTSGGLMEQIQTLLAPPKSEDGEKRSRKPDRSTRRAGRATNHDTCDSCREGGDLLCCDHCPAAFHLQCCNPPLSREMLPPGDWMCHRCTVRKKKREQKKEQINGILELQLSKQSPSPEPDCGTLRLDPTLGSGGAGLRATVAQVRLLERPSSRPVTPNSNTSSTDTPTSSEQNDMEEDLLDVDDEAQGSDPELSNTPVTLKRPFDLLIAAAMQRNPTQFQLPNDLTCTTALPGTSKRRRKDELSGRNVKRPQHELDHYGLVPLPVKVCHTCNRSCRLAPLVQCDYCPLLFHMDCLDPPLTAYPTGRWMCPNHIQHLVLNQRSLTLSNRCQLFDQFQDCISQHAVKLDFLQRVHRQHPPIPRPGHAQSRRTLKVPDAIKSQYQNPPVLMTTTGIRDGEIICTGIPDTVVPQHVASEDEQRQWLTDVISLQCSIMRHLWNKQTSPWDSEQMEKTNDRDSCQSTQNLGPKAVCSSCTDGLCQNCRTTNGPVDSLVKPNGMQDPVRTSDKTTSVPPNHASSNASIRSEVSILKSCKAKDLVKSEPTTPPCDHKKTPAPSDTPSLEKLTASFVSTKAHDVKPPKTTADTGSGHQKSSSCDGKTGFNSAIAGDREVFSCTELPNLSELSSWIKNTMQGSGEVELGSLDERFIKLLAWQRIQQLFDSKSSPVQSNSTLSVSHAHKKHSEAQNKEVQARASFCSVSGKGAAVKMCYRSLYIGTGADMDVCLTNYGHCNYVSGKHACIFYDENTKQYELLNYSEHGTTVNNVLYSCDFSEKTSQNPSSSLLAKVQNIIRRCRKKEQEDSEMSVTSAAEGGVMRCQSHDAPIPPCNCKNSGSSLIGGSSAGWEGTALLHHGSHIKMGCLQFVFSITEFANNLPKAEITTCSLGPTPVQQGEQLSKATPPLQHKLVA, encoded by the exons ATGTGGGGTAAAATGGAGACCCCGACGATCATATACGATCTGGATACCTCCGGCGGGCTGATGGAG CAAATCCAGACTCTTCTGGCACCGCCCAAATCTGAGGATGGAGAAAAGCGGAGCAGGAAACCGGACAGGAGCACCAGGAGAGCCGGCAGGGCCACCAATCACGACACCTGCGACAGCTGCAGGGAAGGAGGAGACCTCCTGTGCTGCGACCACTGCCCCGCTGCTTTCCATCTGCAGTGCTG TAACCCGCCATTGAGCAGAGAAATGCTGCCCCCTGGTGACTGGATGTGTCATCGCTGCACTGTTCGCAAGAAG AAAAGGGAACAAAAGAAGGAGCAGATAAATGGTATTTTAGAACTTCAATTGTCGAAGCAGTCGCCGTCTCCAGAGCCAGACTGTGGGACGCTGCGTCTAGACCCCACCTTGGGTTCGGGCGGCGCTGGATTACGGGCCACCGTCGCTCAGGTTCGACTCCTAGAAAGACCAAGCAGTCGACCCGTGACTCCCAACTCCAACACTTCTTCCACTGACACGCCCACATCGTCCGAGCAGAACGACATGGAGGAAGACCTGCTGGATGTGGATGACGAGGCTCAGGGTTCTGATCCAGAACTCTCGAATACGCCAGTTACCCTCAAGAGACCTTTTGACCTCCTAATCGCAGCTGCCATGCAGAGGAACCCCACGCAGTTCCAGCTTCCCAATGACCTCACCTGCACAACTGCACTTCCAG GCACCAGCAAAAGAAGACGGAAAGATGAGTTATCGGGAAGAAACGTGAAACGGCCGCAGCATGAGCTGGACCATTATGGACTGGTTCCACTGCCAGTAAAAGTGTGCCACACATGCAACAG GAGCTGCAGATTGGCTCCATTGGTCCAGTGTGATTATTGCCCCCTCTTGTTCCACATGGACTGTTTGGACCCGCCTCTCACTGCCTACCCTACAGGCAGGTGGATGTGTCCCAACCACATCCAGCACCTGGTA CTGAACCAGAGGAGTCTGACCCTTAGCAACCGCTGCCAGCTCTTTGACCAGTTTCAGGACTGTATATCCCAGCATGCAGTGAAGCTCGACTTTCTGCAACGGGTACATCGCCAACACCCACCGATTCCACGGCCGGGTCACGCTCAAAGCAGGAGGACTCTGAAG GTTCCGGATGCTATAAAGTCACAGTACCAGAACCCACCCGTCTTGATGACAACCACAGGGATTCGTGATGGGGAAATTATCTGTACTGGTATTCCAGACACTGTCGTCCCACAACACGTAGCCAGTGAAGACGAACAGCGTCAG TGGCTCACAGACGTCATCTCGCTGCAGTGCAGCATCATGAGACATTTATGGAACAAGCAAACATCTCCCTGGGATTCGGAACAGATGGAAAAGACTAATGACAGAGACTCTTGTCAGAGCACGCAAAACCTCGGGCCCAAAGCAGTTTGTAGCTCATGTACTGACGGACTGTGTCAGAACTGTCGGACAACCAATGGCCCTGTAGACAGTTTGGTCAAGCCCAATGGGATGCAAGATCCTGTTAGAACCTCAGATAAAACCACCTCTGTTCCACCCAACCACGCCAGCTCCAATGCTTCTATTAGGTCGGAGGTTTCCATTTTAAAATCCTGTAAAGCAAAAGACCTTGTCAAATCTGAGCCCACCACTCCACCATGTGACCACAAGAAAACTCCGGCGCCCTCGGACACCCCCTCATTAGAAAAACTCACAGCTTCTTTTGTAAGTACAAAAGCACATGATGTAAAGCCACCGAAAACGACCGCAGACACTGGGTCTGGCCACCAGAAATCTTCATCTTGTG ATGGAAAGACTGGTTTCAATTCTGCAATAGCAGGAGATAGGGAAGTGTTTTCTTGCACAGAACTCCCTAACTTGTCAGAGCTGTCAAGCTGGATAAAAAACACCATGCAGGGCAGCGGAG AAGTAGAACTCGGCTCTTTGGATGAGAGGTTTATAAAGCTCTTGGCCTGGCAGCGGATTCAGCAACTCTTTGATTCCAAATCCTCTCCCGTTCAGAGTAATTCTACGCTGTCTGTGTCACACGCTCATAAAAAACACAGTGAAG cacAAAACAAGGAGGTGCAGGCGAGAGCTTCATTTTGCTCAGTTTCAGGAAAGGGAGCAGCTGTCAAAATGTGCTACAGGAGTCTGTACATCGGGACAG GTGCTGATATGGACGTGTGCCTTACAAACTACGGTCATTGTAACTATGTTTCAGGGAAACATgcctgtattttttatgatgag AATACGAAGCAGTATGAATTGCTGAACTACAGCGAACACGGGACGACTGTCAACAATGTATTATATTCCTGTGACTTCTCTGAGAAGACGAGCCAAAACCCATCCAGCAGTCTGCTGGCCAAAGTACAGAACATCATTc GCCGCTGCCGAAAAAAAGAGCAGGAAGACTCTGAGATGAGCGTGACCTCTGCGGCAGAGGGCGGAGTTATGAGGTGCCAGTCCCATGATGCTCCCATTCCTCCATGTAACTGTAAAAACAGTGGCTCCagtttgattggaggtagcagTGCCGGATGGGAAGGTACTGCGCTCCTCCATCACGGAAGCCACATCAAAATGGGCTGCTTGCAGTTTGTCTTCAGCATCACAGAGTTTGCCAACAATCTGCCCAAAGCGGAAATCACCACCTGCAGCCTCGGTCCCACACCTGTCCAACAGGGGGAGCAGCTGAGCAAAGCCACTCCTCCACTCCAACACAAGCTTGTAGCTTAA
- the phf12a gene encoding PHD finger protein 12 isoform X1, translated as MWGKMETPTIIYDLDTSGGLMEQIQTLLAPPKSEDGEKRSRKPDRSTRRAGRATNHDTCDSCREGGDLLCCDHCPAAFHLQCCNPPLSREMLPPGDWMCHRCTVRKKKREQKKEQINGILELQLSKQSPSPEPDCGTLRLDPTLGSGGAGLRATVAQVRLLERPSSRPVTPNSNTSSTDTPTSSEQNDMEEDLLDVDDEAQGSDPELSNTPVTLKRPFDLLIAAAMQRNPTQFQLPNDLTCTTALPGTSKRRRKDELSGRNVKRPQHELDHYGLVPLPVKVCHTCNRSCRLAPLVQCDYCPLLFHMDCLDPPLTAYPTGRWMCPNHIQHLVLNQRSLTLSNRCQLFDQFQDCISQHAVKLDFLQRVHRQHPPIPRPGHAQSRRTLKVPDAIKSQYQNPPVLMTTTGIRDGEIICTGIPDTVVPQHVASEDEQRQWLTDVISLQCSIMRHLWNKQTSPWDSEQMEKTNDRDSCQSTQNLGPKAVCSSCTDGLCQNCRTTNGPVDSLVKPNGMQDPVRTSDKTTSVPPNHASSNASIRSEVSILKSCKAKDLVKSEPTTPPCDHKKTPAPSDTPSLEKLTASFVSTKAHDVKPPKTTADTGSGHQKSSSCGKDVPVSFLFDSPPTKCKEILKRCCLSSDGKTGFNSAIAGDREVFSCTELPNLSELSSWIKNTMQGSGEVELGSLDERFIKLLAWQRIQQLFDSKSSPVQSNSTLSVSHAHKKHSEAQNKEVQARASFCSVSGKGAAVKMCYRSLYIGTGADMDVCLTNYGHCNYVSGKHACIFYDENTKQYELLNYSEHGTTVNNVLYSCDFSEKTSQNPSSSLLAKVQNIIRRCRKKEQEDSEMSVTSAAEGGVMRCQSHDAPIPPCNCKNSGSSLIGGSSAGWEGTALLHHGSHIKMGCLQFVFSITEFANNLPKAEITTCSLGPTPVQQGEQLSKATPPLQHKLVA; from the exons ATGTGGGGTAAAATGGAGACCCCGACGATCATATACGATCTGGATACCTCCGGCGGGCTGATGGAG CAAATCCAGACTCTTCTGGCACCGCCCAAATCTGAGGATGGAGAAAAGCGGAGCAGGAAACCGGACAGGAGCACCAGGAGAGCCGGCAGGGCCACCAATCACGACACCTGCGACAGCTGCAGGGAAGGAGGAGACCTCCTGTGCTGCGACCACTGCCCCGCTGCTTTCCATCTGCAGTGCTG TAACCCGCCATTGAGCAGAGAAATGCTGCCCCCTGGTGACTGGATGTGTCATCGCTGCACTGTTCGCAAGAAG AAAAGGGAACAAAAGAAGGAGCAGATAAATGGTATTTTAGAACTTCAATTGTCGAAGCAGTCGCCGTCTCCAGAGCCAGACTGTGGGACGCTGCGTCTAGACCCCACCTTGGGTTCGGGCGGCGCTGGATTACGGGCCACCGTCGCTCAGGTTCGACTCCTAGAAAGACCAAGCAGTCGACCCGTGACTCCCAACTCCAACACTTCTTCCACTGACACGCCCACATCGTCCGAGCAGAACGACATGGAGGAAGACCTGCTGGATGTGGATGACGAGGCTCAGGGTTCTGATCCAGAACTCTCGAATACGCCAGTTACCCTCAAGAGACCTTTTGACCTCCTAATCGCAGCTGCCATGCAGAGGAACCCCACGCAGTTCCAGCTTCCCAATGACCTCACCTGCACAACTGCACTTCCAG GCACCAGCAAAAGAAGACGGAAAGATGAGTTATCGGGAAGAAACGTGAAACGGCCGCAGCATGAGCTGGACCATTATGGACTGGTTCCACTGCCAGTAAAAGTGTGCCACACATGCAACAG GAGCTGCAGATTGGCTCCATTGGTCCAGTGTGATTATTGCCCCCTCTTGTTCCACATGGACTGTTTGGACCCGCCTCTCACTGCCTACCCTACAGGCAGGTGGATGTGTCCCAACCACATCCAGCACCTGGTA CTGAACCAGAGGAGTCTGACCCTTAGCAACCGCTGCCAGCTCTTTGACCAGTTTCAGGACTGTATATCCCAGCATGCAGTGAAGCTCGACTTTCTGCAACGGGTACATCGCCAACACCCACCGATTCCACGGCCGGGTCACGCTCAAAGCAGGAGGACTCTGAAG GTTCCGGATGCTATAAAGTCACAGTACCAGAACCCACCCGTCTTGATGACAACCACAGGGATTCGTGATGGGGAAATTATCTGTACTGGTATTCCAGACACTGTCGTCCCACAACACGTAGCCAGTGAAGACGAACAGCGTCAG TGGCTCACAGACGTCATCTCGCTGCAGTGCAGCATCATGAGACATTTATGGAACAAGCAAACATCTCCCTGGGATTCGGAACAGATGGAAAAGACTAATGACAGAGACTCTTGTCAGAGCACGCAAAACCTCGGGCCCAAAGCAGTTTGTAGCTCATGTACTGACGGACTGTGTCAGAACTGTCGGACAACCAATGGCCCTGTAGACAGTTTGGTCAAGCCCAATGGGATGCAAGATCCTGTTAGAACCTCAGATAAAACCACCTCTGTTCCACCCAACCACGCCAGCTCCAATGCTTCTATTAGGTCGGAGGTTTCCATTTTAAAATCCTGTAAAGCAAAAGACCTTGTCAAATCTGAGCCCACCACTCCACCATGTGACCACAAGAAAACTCCGGCGCCCTCGGACACCCCCTCATTAGAAAAACTCACAGCTTCTTTTGTAAGTACAAAAGCACATGATGTAAAGCCACCGAAAACGACCGCAGACACTGGGTCTGGCCACCAGAAATCTTCATCTTGTGGTAAGGATGTACCtgtgtcatttttgtttgattcaCCTCCCactaaatgtaaagaaatactGAAACGCTGTTGTCTTTCCTCAGATGGAAAGACTGGTTTCAATTCTGCAATAGCAGGAGATAGGGAAGTGTTTTCTTGCACAGAACTCCCTAACTTGTCAGAGCTGTCAAGCTGGATAAAAAACACCATGCAGGGCAGCGGAG AAGTAGAACTCGGCTCTTTGGATGAGAGGTTTATAAAGCTCTTGGCCTGGCAGCGGATTCAGCAACTCTTTGATTCCAAATCCTCTCCCGTTCAGAGTAATTCTACGCTGTCTGTGTCACACGCTCATAAAAAACACAGTGAAG cacAAAACAAGGAGGTGCAGGCGAGAGCTTCATTTTGCTCAGTTTCAGGAAAGGGAGCAGCTGTCAAAATGTGCTACAGGAGTCTGTACATCGGGACAG GTGCTGATATGGACGTGTGCCTTACAAACTACGGTCATTGTAACTATGTTTCAGGGAAACATgcctgtattttttatgatgag AATACGAAGCAGTATGAATTGCTGAACTACAGCGAACACGGGACGACTGTCAACAATGTATTATATTCCTGTGACTTCTCTGAGAAGACGAGCCAAAACCCATCCAGCAGTCTGCTGGCCAAAGTACAGAACATCATTc GCCGCTGCCGAAAAAAAGAGCAGGAAGACTCTGAGATGAGCGTGACCTCTGCGGCAGAGGGCGGAGTTATGAGGTGCCAGTCCCATGATGCTCCCATTCCTCCATGTAACTGTAAAAACAGTGGCTCCagtttgattggaggtagcagTGCCGGATGGGAAGGTACTGCGCTCCTCCATCACGGAAGCCACATCAAAATGGGCTGCTTGCAGTTTGTCTTCAGCATCACAGAGTTTGCCAACAATCTGCCCAAAGCGGAAATCACCACCTGCAGCCTCGGTCCCACACCTGTCCAACAGGGGGAGCAGCTGAGCAAAGCCACTCCTCCACTCCAACACAAGCTTGTAGCTTAA
- the phf12a gene encoding PHD finger protein 12 isoform X2, which yields MWGKMETPTIIYDLDTSGGLMEQIQTLLAPPKSEDGEKRSRKPDRSTRRAGRATNHDTCDSCREGGDLLCCDHCPAAFHLQCCNPPLSREMLPPGDWMCHRCTVRKKKREQKKEQINGILELQLSKQSPSPEPDCGTLRLDPTLGSGGAGLRATVAQVRLLERPSSRPVTPNSNTSSTDTPTSSEQNDMEEDLLDVDDEAQGSDPELSNTPVTLKRPFDLLIAAAMQRNPTQFQLPNDLTCTTALPGTSKRRRKDELSGRNVKRPQHELDHYGLVPLPVKVCHTCNRSCRLAPLVQCDYCPLLFHMDCLDPPLTAYPTGRWMCPNHIQHLLNQRSLTLSNRCQLFDQFQDCISQHAVKLDFLQRVHRQHPPIPRPGHAQSRRTLKVPDAIKSQYQNPPVLMTTTGIRDGEIICTGIPDTVVPQHVASEDEQRQWLTDVISLQCSIMRHLWNKQTSPWDSEQMEKTNDRDSCQSTQNLGPKAVCSSCTDGLCQNCRTTNGPVDSLVKPNGMQDPVRTSDKTTSVPPNHASSNASIRSEVSILKSCKAKDLVKSEPTTPPCDHKKTPAPSDTPSLEKLTASFVSTKAHDVKPPKTTADTGSGHQKSSSCGKDVPVSFLFDSPPTKCKEILKRCCLSSDGKTGFNSAIAGDREVFSCTELPNLSELSSWIKNTMQGSGEVELGSLDERFIKLLAWQRIQQLFDSKSSPVQSNSTLSVSHAHKKHSEAQNKEVQARASFCSVSGKGAAVKMCYRSLYIGTGADMDVCLTNYGHCNYVSGKHACIFYDENTKQYELLNYSEHGTTVNNVLYSCDFSEKTSQNPSSSLLAKVQNIIRRCRKKEQEDSEMSVTSAAEGGVMRCQSHDAPIPPCNCKNSGSSLIGGSSAGWEGTALLHHGSHIKMGCLQFVFSITEFANNLPKAEITTCSLGPTPVQQGEQLSKATPPLQHKLVA from the exons ATGTGGGGTAAAATGGAGACCCCGACGATCATATACGATCTGGATACCTCCGGCGGGCTGATGGAG CAAATCCAGACTCTTCTGGCACCGCCCAAATCTGAGGATGGAGAAAAGCGGAGCAGGAAACCGGACAGGAGCACCAGGAGAGCCGGCAGGGCCACCAATCACGACACCTGCGACAGCTGCAGGGAAGGAGGAGACCTCCTGTGCTGCGACCACTGCCCCGCTGCTTTCCATCTGCAGTGCTG TAACCCGCCATTGAGCAGAGAAATGCTGCCCCCTGGTGACTGGATGTGTCATCGCTGCACTGTTCGCAAGAAG AAAAGGGAACAAAAGAAGGAGCAGATAAATGGTATTTTAGAACTTCAATTGTCGAAGCAGTCGCCGTCTCCAGAGCCAGACTGTGGGACGCTGCGTCTAGACCCCACCTTGGGTTCGGGCGGCGCTGGATTACGGGCCACCGTCGCTCAGGTTCGACTCCTAGAAAGACCAAGCAGTCGACCCGTGACTCCCAACTCCAACACTTCTTCCACTGACACGCCCACATCGTCCGAGCAGAACGACATGGAGGAAGACCTGCTGGATGTGGATGACGAGGCTCAGGGTTCTGATCCAGAACTCTCGAATACGCCAGTTACCCTCAAGAGACCTTTTGACCTCCTAATCGCAGCTGCCATGCAGAGGAACCCCACGCAGTTCCAGCTTCCCAATGACCTCACCTGCACAACTGCACTTCCAG GCACCAGCAAAAGAAGACGGAAAGATGAGTTATCGGGAAGAAACGTGAAACGGCCGCAGCATGAGCTGGACCATTATGGACTGGTTCCACTGCCAGTAAAAGTGTGCCACACATGCAACAG GAGCTGCAGATTGGCTCCATTGGTCCAGTGTGATTATTGCCCCCTCTTGTTCCACATGGACTGTTTGGACCCGCCTCTCACTGCCTACCCTACAGGCAGGTGGATGTGTCCCAACCACATCCAGCACCTG CTGAACCAGAGGAGTCTGACCCTTAGCAACCGCTGCCAGCTCTTTGACCAGTTTCAGGACTGTATATCCCAGCATGCAGTGAAGCTCGACTTTCTGCAACGGGTACATCGCCAACACCCACCGATTCCACGGCCGGGTCACGCTCAAAGCAGGAGGACTCTGAAG GTTCCGGATGCTATAAAGTCACAGTACCAGAACCCACCCGTCTTGATGACAACCACAGGGATTCGTGATGGGGAAATTATCTGTACTGGTATTCCAGACACTGTCGTCCCACAACACGTAGCCAGTGAAGACGAACAGCGTCAG TGGCTCACAGACGTCATCTCGCTGCAGTGCAGCATCATGAGACATTTATGGAACAAGCAAACATCTCCCTGGGATTCGGAACAGATGGAAAAGACTAATGACAGAGACTCTTGTCAGAGCACGCAAAACCTCGGGCCCAAAGCAGTTTGTAGCTCATGTACTGACGGACTGTGTCAGAACTGTCGGACAACCAATGGCCCTGTAGACAGTTTGGTCAAGCCCAATGGGATGCAAGATCCTGTTAGAACCTCAGATAAAACCACCTCTGTTCCACCCAACCACGCCAGCTCCAATGCTTCTATTAGGTCGGAGGTTTCCATTTTAAAATCCTGTAAAGCAAAAGACCTTGTCAAATCTGAGCCCACCACTCCACCATGTGACCACAAGAAAACTCCGGCGCCCTCGGACACCCCCTCATTAGAAAAACTCACAGCTTCTTTTGTAAGTACAAAAGCACATGATGTAAAGCCACCGAAAACGACCGCAGACACTGGGTCTGGCCACCAGAAATCTTCATCTTGTGGTAAGGATGTACCtgtgtcatttttgtttgattcaCCTCCCactaaatgtaaagaaatactGAAACGCTGTTGTCTTTCCTCAGATGGAAAGACTGGTTTCAATTCTGCAATAGCAGGAGATAGGGAAGTGTTTTCTTGCACAGAACTCCCTAACTTGTCAGAGCTGTCAAGCTGGATAAAAAACACCATGCAGGGCAGCGGAG AAGTAGAACTCGGCTCTTTGGATGAGAGGTTTATAAAGCTCTTGGCCTGGCAGCGGATTCAGCAACTCTTTGATTCCAAATCCTCTCCCGTTCAGAGTAATTCTACGCTGTCTGTGTCACACGCTCATAAAAAACACAGTGAAG cacAAAACAAGGAGGTGCAGGCGAGAGCTTCATTTTGCTCAGTTTCAGGAAAGGGAGCAGCTGTCAAAATGTGCTACAGGAGTCTGTACATCGGGACAG GTGCTGATATGGACGTGTGCCTTACAAACTACGGTCATTGTAACTATGTTTCAGGGAAACATgcctgtattttttatgatgag AATACGAAGCAGTATGAATTGCTGAACTACAGCGAACACGGGACGACTGTCAACAATGTATTATATTCCTGTGACTTCTCTGAGAAGACGAGCCAAAACCCATCCAGCAGTCTGCTGGCCAAAGTACAGAACATCATTc GCCGCTGCCGAAAAAAAGAGCAGGAAGACTCTGAGATGAGCGTGACCTCTGCGGCAGAGGGCGGAGTTATGAGGTGCCAGTCCCATGATGCTCCCATTCCTCCATGTAACTGTAAAAACAGTGGCTCCagtttgattggaggtagcagTGCCGGATGGGAAGGTACTGCGCTCCTCCATCACGGAAGCCACATCAAAATGGGCTGCTTGCAGTTTGTCTTCAGCATCACAGAGTTTGCCAACAATCTGCCCAAAGCGGAAATCACCACCTGCAGCCTCGGTCCCACACCTGTCCAACAGGGGGAGCAGCTGAGCAAAGCCACTCCTCCACTCCAACACAAGCTTGTAGCTTAA